One Mercurialis annua linkage group LG3, ddMerAnnu1.2, whole genome shotgun sequence DNA window includes the following coding sequences:
- the LOC126672755 gene encoding uncharacterized protein LOC126672755 has protein sequence MTLEFFSTLQPVRGSPTSITFRINNTSHTLSVEDLVELFGMRGTGLVNWAQEFDQVAIWRELTDRDDYKSKVSKMNEVKDINIVVFLKWFGHSFGGRNEYSKVAKSDLLALNAILHPEIDAYQVNPAYRLLKRLRAVPQELSKIGYGWFVRALTEKYNCMPTASTLVTFESTPARVININHLDVAGYVKRGRIIPYNRRVRLLTRAKREAAAQEERAEEEGGDVEGRVGRRAGKEPAETSQAGEAANISGFDQRFSELVEQTRTGWEQNRVGWETNQKLLEDIRREQHVGLTQLQWRQDRMRARLNRQEDFLRVTNVDGVKWRLTGYYGFPERDRRKDSWNMLVELSKQYSLPWCVIGDFNDLFARDEKRGGGIQPHWMINGFRKAILNSGLMDLGATGYRFTLERGRGSEAWVEERLDRALSNGDWANMFNRAVVQNLDISTSDHRPVFLILSGIEISKQKFKFRFENAWVRKENFKEKIVQVSNVLAGWSQSIRKNFTKEIAAKKNLIAQVQDMRDLVGRNNFKQYSKELHLLLEEEETVWKQRAKKFWLRDGDSNTKYFHSAASSRKWRNIILKLRDENGEWKTTDRDIFDIVRRYFIHLFTGSNLMEEEADFEVSLKVTAEQNVELLQEVSIEEVRKAVFSMHSDKSPGPDGLNPAFFKTYWNTVGDDLVFMCNQFLDTGTLEDGLNNTGITLIPKINNPEHVSDLRPIALYNVAYKILAKVLANRMKHLMPLIISENQSAFVENRLITDNFLVAYEIGQFLRRNRRGKIGNAALKIDMSKAYDRIEWSFVKFMMQKLGFNAKWIALIMECISSVCYTSVGDCYDDDPIKPSRGLRQGDPLSPYLFIICAEGLSCLLAREEERGRIHGVSVCRGAPAINHLFFADDCYLFFRASLEEARVVKAVLKSYEGLSGQKINLQKTNIMFGANVMSSLKKDVCDLLNVGEVADQGKYLGLPSLVGRNKRAVFSFIREKVWQKIKGWNSKALSRGGKEILLKTVAQAMPNFVMNVFLIPLDLCAELERMMNSFWWGRNSEAKKGICWASWDKLCKPKKFGGIGFRKIHDFNVAMLSRQAWRLLINGDSLMSRVFKAKYFPKTSFLGAKLGSNPSFVWRSIFATQKVMRRGVRVRIGDGKSTNIWQDPWLIDKSSGFILSDHRPNLNDSKVWQLFKEETREWDLEILRDLFVEEDQVRILSVPISVRNLKDSWIWVLDEKNRFSVRSVYRSLRGEFADDELQESPFCWNRLWNLNIPLHVRNFIWRLVSGYLPSVDALASKRVFINGQCQVCNSMNETASHIFYGCEVAISSWGVSKLHLAVNADWNCEKWCRSWLENLKMEDRELAAMICWHLWLNRNGAVWEGKCNSAENVVNAASQQLYSWQNARKKRVLFGERELASEDGKAIWSPPAVGFTKVNVDGAIFKSEGRAAMGCVVRNASGEIIQARQLSFVGLFDARSVELIGIRELLSWMKGWSNLIIESDALEVVQDIRNPELAKGDLLVEDCVLLAEQFSSLYFSFVRRSANLAAHLLARNARSLSGHWDWFSNFPEYLTSVTASIYPQ, from the exons ATGACTCTTGAGTTCTTTTCTACTCTTCAACCGGTTCGCGGTTCTCCTACTTCCATTACTTTCCGCATCAACAACACTAGTCATACTCTTAGTGTTGAAGATTTGGTGGAACTTTTTGGAATGAGGGGAACGGGATTGGTCAATTGGGCTCAAGAGTTCGATCAAGTGGCAATTTGGCGGGAATTGACGGATCGGGACGACTACAAGTCCAAGGTGTCCAAGATGAATGAAGTCAAAGACATCAACATAGTGGTGTTCTTGAAATGGTTTGGGCACTCTTTTGGCGGGCGTAATGAGTACTCAAAGGTGGCGAAGAGTGATCTTTTGGCATTGAATGCCATTTTACATCCGGAGATTGACGCCTACCAAGTCAACCCGGCTTATCGTCTTTTGAAGCGATTACGGGCGGTTCCACAAGAATTGTCGAAAATTGGCTATGGATGGTTTGTTCGTGCATTGACCGAGAAGTACAATTGTATGCCCACGGCATCTACCTTGGTAACTTTCGAGTCCACTCCGGCGAGGGTAATAAATATTAACCATTTAGATGTGGCCGGATATGTGAAGAGGGGGAGAATTATTCCCTATAATAGAAGGGTACGATTGTTAACGAGGGCCAAAAGAGAAGCGGCGGCACAAGAAGAGAGAgcggaagaagaaggaggagacGTAGAAGGAAGAGTAGGAAGACGAGCGGGGAAGGAACCCGCAGAAACTTCTCAAGCCGGAGAGGCGGCTAATATTTCCGGGTTTGATCAACGGTTTTCTGAGTTGGTTGAACAAACCCGGACCGGATGGGAGCAAAACCGGGTTGGTTGggaaactaaccaaaaattacttGAAGATATCCGACGTGAACAACATGTTGGTCTTACACAACTTCAATGGAGGCAAGATCGAATGCGGGCACGGCTTAATCggcaagaggattttcttcggg tTACTAATGTCGATGGAGTAAAATGGAGATTGACGGGTTATTATGGATTTCCTGAGAGAGATAGAAGGAAAGATTCGTGGAATATGTTAGTTGAGCTTAGCAAACAGTATTCACTTCCTTGGTGCGTCATTGGTGATTTTAACGATCTCTTTGCAAGAGATGAAAAGAGGGGTGGAGGAATTCAACCGCATTGGATGATTAACGGCTTTCGAAAAGCTATTTTGAATAGTGGGTTAATGGACCTTGGAGCAACTGGCTATCGATTTACGTTGGAAAGAGGGCGGGGATCGGAGGCATGGGTGGAAGAGAGGTTGGATAGAGCTCTGAGTAATGGTGATTGGGCAAATATGTTTAATAGAGCGGTTGTTCAGAATTTGGATATATCCACTTCGGATCACAGACCTGTTTTTCTAATTCTCTCAGGGATTGAGATTAGTAAACAGAAGTTCAAATTCCGCTTTGAAAATGCTTGGGTCAGGAAAGAAAACT TTAAGGAAAAAATTGTTCAAGTTAGTAATGTGTTGGCTGGGTGGAGTCAGTCGATAAGAAAGaattttacgaaagaaataGCAGCTAAAAAGAACTTAATTGCACAAGTTCAGGACATGCGTGATTTGGTTGGGCGTAATAATTTTAAACAGTACTCTAAAGAGCTTCATCTTTTGCTTGAGGAGGAAGAGACAGTTTGGAAACAACGAGCTAAGAAGTTCTGGTTACGAGATGGGGATTCAAATACTAAATACTTCCATTCGGCTGCTTCAAGTAGGAAATGGAGGaacataattttgaaattaaggGATGAGAACGGAGAGTGGAAAACGACAGATAGggatatttttgatattgtgAGGAGATATTTTATCCATCTCTTTACTGGTTCGAACTTGATGGAGGAGGAAGCAGATTTTGAGGTGAGTCTGAAAGTTACAGCTGAGCAGAATGTGGAGTTGTTGCAAGAGGTGTCTATAGAGGAAGTACGAAAGGCGGTTTTCAGTATGCACAGCGATAAGTCGCCGGGGCCGGATGGATTAAATCCAGCTTTCTTTAAAACGTATTGGAATACTGTTGGAGATGATCTGGTGTTTATGTGTAATCAATTTTTAGATACAGGAACTCTTGAGGATGGTTTAAACAATACAGGTATAACCCTTATACCTAAAATTAATAACCCTGAGCATGTTTCTGATTTGAGACCCATAGCATTGTATAATGTCGCTTATAAGATTTTGGCGAAGGTTCTTGCAAACCGTATGAAACACTTGATGCCTTTAATTATTTCTGAAAATCAAAGTGCGTTTGTTGAAAACAGACTTATAACTGATAATTTTCTAGTGGCTTATGAGATTGGGCAGTTTTTGCGGAGGAATAGGAGAGGTAAAATAGGCAATGCAGctttaaaaattgatatgagTAAAGCGTATGACAGGATAGAGTggtcttttgtaaagtttatgaTGCAGAAGCTAGGCTTTAACGCTAAATGGATCGCTTTGATTATGGAATGTATTTCTTCTGTTTGTTATACCAGTGTGGGAGATTGTTATGATGATGACCCTATTAAGCCGAGTCGAGGCTTGAGACAGGGGGATCCACTATCcccttatttatttattatttgtgctGAAGGGTTGAGTTGTTTACTTGCTAGAGAAGAGGAAAGAGGTCGCATTCACGGGGTTTCGGTGTGTAGAGGTGCCCCGGCTATTAATCATCTTTTCTTTGCAGAtgattgttatttgttttttcgAGCTTCATTGGAGGAGGCAAGAGTTGTTAAAGCAGTGTTAAAGTCATATGAAGGACTGTCAGGGCAGAAAATTAATCTACAGAAGACAAACATTATGTTCGGTGCTAATgttatgtcgagtctcaagaaAGATGTTTGTGATTTGCTGAATGTGGGGGAGGTTGCGGATCAAGGAAAGTACCTCGGGCTACCATCGTTGGTGGGTAGAAACAAGAGGGCAGTCTTTTCATTTATTCGAGAGAAAGTTTGGCAAAAAATTAAGGGGTGGAATTCTAAAGCGCTCTCGAGGGGTGGCAAAGAGATTCTCCTTAAGACGGTTGCTCAAGCGATGCCAAATTTTGTCATGAATGTTTTTCTAATTCCTTTAGATTTGTGTGCCGAGCTTGAAAGAATGATGAACTCGTTTTGGTGGGGGAGGAATAGTGAGGCTAAGAAGGGTATTTGTTGGGCTAGTTGGGATAAGCTTTGCAAACCGAAGAAATTTGGAGGTATTGGCTTTCGAAAGATTCACGATTTTAATGTCGCAATGTTGTCGAGACAAGCTTGGAGATTGCTTATTAATGGTGATTCGCTTATGAGCCGTGTGTTTAAAGCAAAATATTTTCCAAAGACTTCTTTTTTAGGAGCAAAGTTGGGATCGAATCCGAGTTTTGTGTGGCGAAGCATTTTCGCTACTCAAAAAGTGATGCGTAGAGGAGTCCGAGTGAGAATTGGTGATGGAAAATCCACAAATATATGGCAGGATCCTTGGCTTATAGATAAATCTTCGGGTTTCATTCTGTCTGATCATAGGCCAAATTTGAACGATTCCAAGGTTTGGCAACTATTTAAAGAGGAGACAAGAGAGTGGGACTTGGAAATTCTCCGAGACCTGTTTGTGGAGGAGGATCAGGTTCGAATATTATCAGTGCCTATAAGCGTAAGAAATTTGAAGGATAGCTGGATCTGGGTTTTAGATGAGAAAAATCGATTCTCAGTTAGAAGTGTTTATAGAAGTTTAAGAGGTGAATTTGCTGATGATGAGTTGCAGGAATCGCCGTTTTGCTGGAATCGTTTGTGGAACCTAAATATCCCTCTTCATGTCAGAAATTTCATTTGGCGGTTAGTTTCTGGTTACCTGCCGTCGGTTGATGCTTTGGCTAGTAAAAGGGTATTCATTAACGGCCAATGTCAGGTTTGTAACAGTATGAACGAGACGGCATCGCATATTTTTTATGGTTGTGAAGTAGCCATTTCCAGTTGGGGGGTGTCTAAGCTTCACTTGGCTGTTAATGCCGATTGGAATTGTGAGAAGTGGTGTCGTTCTTGGCTCGAGAACTTGAAGATGGAAGATAGAGAGCTTGCGGCTATGATTTGTTGGCACTTGTGGCTTAATCGGAATGGGGCTGTTTGGGAAGGAAAATGCAACAGTGCTGAGAATGTGGTTAACGCAGCAAGTCAGCAACTTTACTCCTGGCAGAACGCGAGAAAGAAAAGAGTATTATTTGGTGAAAGAGAGCTTGCTAGTGAAGATGGTAAGGCGATTTGGAGTCCTCCTGCTGTGGGTTTCACCAAAGTTAATGTAGATGGGGCTATCTTTAAGTCAGAAGGTAGAGCAGCTATGGGTTGTGTTGTGCGAAATGCTTCAGGGGAAATTATACAAGCAAGGCAACTTTCTTTTGTAGGTCTTTTTGATGCTAGATCAGTTGAACTTATTGGCATCAGGGAATTGCTAAGCTGGATGAAGGGATGGAGTAATCTTATTATTGAGTCCGATGCTCTAGAGGTAGTTCAAGATATTCGAAATCCCGAGCTTGCTAAGGGTGATTTGTTGGTTGAGGATTGTGTTTTATTAGCGGAGCAGTTTTctagtttatatttttcttttgtaagGCGGTCTGCGAATCTAGCTGCGCACTTGTTAGCGCGTAATGCTCGTTCCTTGTCAGGTCATTGGGATTGGTTTTCGAACTTTCCTGAATATCTTACGTCTGTAACTGCTTCGATTTATCCTCAATAA
- the LOC126672757 gene encoding protein DETOXIFICATION 12-like: MADKIMQNMLMQLKYHSRYVKMEEEKEVDEEILGLTWHVLLEEVKKLIFIAGPMLAVVLSQYLLQVSSLMMVGHLGELALSSTAIATSLSGVTGFSFLLGMASGLETLCGQAYGAKQYHKLGIQTQTAIFCLILVCIPLSIIWIFMGNILVFIGQNPTISHEAGKYIICLVPSLFAHAVLQPLVRYFQTQSLITPMLLISCGTLCFHIPLCWALVFKSGLENLGAAIAICISNWLNVIVLGLYMKYSSACAKTRAPISLELFGGIREFFRFAIPSAVMICLEWWSFELIILLSGLLPNPELETSVLSICLQTTSTLYTIPYGFAVAVSTRVSNELGAGNSKAARIAVYGVMFLAITETMIVSSTLFASRRIFGYLFSYEKQVVDYVTAMSPLLSLSVIMDSIQGVLSGVVRGCGWQHKGAYINLGAFYLCGIPVAAILGFWFKYRGMGLWLGVQVGCFTQIVILALVTICANWHKQASKARERFLEGSCSLEKEEM; this comes from the exons atggCAGATAAAATCATGCAAAACATGTTAATGCAACTAAAATATCATAGCAGATATGTTAAGatggaagaagaaaaagaagtagATGAAGAAATATTGGGCCTAACATGGCATGTTTTGCTTGAAGAAGTGAAAAAACTAATATTTATAGCAGGGCCTATGCTGGCTGTTGTTTTATCACAGTATCTTCTGCAAGTTAGTTCGTTGATGATGGTGGGTCACCTCGGCGAACTCGCTCTTTCTAGCACTGCCATCGCCACTTCTCTTTCCGGTGTCACTGGTTTTAGTTTTCTT TTAGGGATGGCAAGTGGATTAGAAACTCTATGCGGGCAAGCTTACGGAGCTAAACAATATCACAAACTCGGAATTCAAACTCAAACTGCAATCTTCTGTTTAATCTTAGTTTGCATTCCTCTTTCTATTATATGGATATTCATGGGAAACATTCTTGTTTTCATCGGCCAAAACCCCACAATTTCACATGAAGCTGGTAAATACATAATCTGTCTTGTTCCGTCACTCTTCGCTCACGCTGTCCTTCAGCCGCTAGTTCGGTACTTTCAAACACAGAGCTTGATCACTCCCATGCTTCTAATTTCTTGTGGAACTCTTTGTTTTCATATACCTCTGTGTTGGGCTTTAGTGTTCAAGTCAGGACTCGAAAATCTTGGAGCAGCGATTGCGATTTGTATTTCAAACTGGTTGAATGTGATTGTTCTTGGACTCTACATGAAATACTCGTCTGCTTGTGCTAAAACTCGGGCTCCCATTTCGTTGGAGTTATTCGGTGGGATTCGAGAATTCTTCCGATTTGCCATTCCTTCTGCAGTCATGATATG CCTAGAGTGGTGGTCATTTGAGCTGATAATATTGCTGTCAGGACTCTTACCAAATCCAGAGCTTGAAACTTCTGTTCTATCCATTTG CCTTCAGACTACTTCTACGCTGTATACAATACCATATGGATTTGCCGTTGCAGTAAg CACAAGAGTTTCAAATGAATTAGGAGCAGGGAACTCGAAAGCAGCGCGTATTGCTGTTTACGGTGTCATGTTTCTTGCAATTACGGAGACAATGATAGTCAGCAGTACCCTTTTCGCCAGCCGCCGAATTTTCGGTTACCTTTTCAGCTACGAAAAACAAGTAGTGGATTATGTTACAGCCATGTCTCCTCTGCTTTCTTTATCTGTTATAATGGACAGCATACAAGGGGTCCTTTCAG GAGTTGTGAGAGGATGTGGATGGCAGCATAAAGGCGCTTATATAAACCTAGGGGCGTTTTATCTGTGTGGGATTCCAGTTGCTGCCATTTTAGGGTTCTGGTTTAAATATAGAGGCATGGGTCTCTGGCTTGGAGTACAAGTTGGATGCTTTACACAAATTGTTATTCTAGCTTTAGTTACAATTTGTGCAAATTGGCATAAACAG GCAAGTAAGGCAAGGGAAAGGTTTTTGGAAGGGAGTTGTTCGTTGGAAAAAGAGGAAATGTGA
- the LOC126672756 gene encoding protein DETOXIFICATION 16-like, which yields MESGDKSNLEFSLIQNQELVDDDEELSERGSYCWKGEFLEEATKQIWVAGPLIAVSMLQYCLQVISIMFVGHLGELPLSSASVASSFASVTGFSVLLGMGSALETLCGQAYGAKQYHMLGIHTQRAMQILFSLTIPLAIIWFYTSSILIFLGQDHDISIGAGTFNRSMIPALFAYSLLQCLNKFIQAQNDIVPMMVTSAITASLHILVCWVLVFKSAFGSIGAALAITVSYWINVVLLALYIQFSSACLKTWTGFSKEALHDIISFVKLAIPSAIMICLEYWSFEMVVLLSGLLPNPKLETSVLSISLNTCWMVYMISVGLGGAIKSVDQSILDNFLFSLI from the exons ATGGAAAGTGGAGACAAATCAAATCTTGAATTTTCTCTTATTCAAAACCAAGAACttgttgatgatgatgaggAATTATCTGAAAGGGGAAGTTATTGTTGGAAAGGGGAATTTCTTGAGGAAGCAACGAAGCAAATTTGGGTAGCAGGGCCTCTCATAGCAGTTAGCATGCTTCAGTATTGCTTACAAGTGATCTCAATTATGTTTGTCGGGCATCTCGGCGAGCTTCCTCTTTCTAGTGCTTCCGTGGCCTCTTCTTTTGCTTCCGTGACCGGCTTTAGCGTATTg TTAGGAATGGGAAGTGCCTTAGAAACACTTTGTGGACAAGCCTATGGAGCTAAACAATACCACATGCTTGGTATTCACACACAAAGAGCAATGCAAATCCTTTTTTCTCTGACCATTCCTCTTGCAATCATATGGTTTTACACTAGTTCTATCCTTATATTTCTTGGTCAAGATCATGATATTTCCATAGGAGCGGGAACATTCAACCGATCGATGATTCCCGCCCTTTTTGCCTATAGCTTGCTGCAATGTCTAAATAAGTTTATACAAGCACAAAACGATATTGTTCCGATGATGGTCACCTCTGCAATCACAGCTTCTTTGCATATACTTGTGTGTTGGGTTCTTGTTTTCAAATCAGCATTTGGAAGCATAGGAGCTGCCTTGGCAATTACGGTTTCGTATTGGATTAATGTGGTTTTATTGGCATTGTATATACAATTCTCCTCGGCTTGCTTAAAGACTTGGACTGGCTTCTCAAAGGAGGCATTGCATGATATCATTAGCTTTGTGAAACTCGCAATTCCTTCTGCAATCATGATATG CTTGGAGTATTGGTCATTTGAAATGGTGGTACTCTTGTCTGGCCTTCTTCCAAACCCCAAATTAGAGACATCTGTGTTATCAATAAG CCTGAACACATGTTGGATGGTCTATATGATATCAGTTGGCCTTGGTGGCGCAATAAAGTCAGTTGATCAATCCATTTTggacaattttttattttcacttaTCTAA